From the genome of Hippocampus zosterae strain Florida chromosome 8, ASM2543408v3, whole genome shotgun sequence:
TCAAAACCCAAAGTTAAGTGTGTGTCGCAGCACAACATGAATGTCATAaacattgatttttgtttcCCCTTCATAATCAAAGATGTTTTTATTGTGTTGGCAGCCTGATTGAGGAGCGTAAATGCACCTCTCTGCCAAACTCTCCAGCCAGGCGAGCGTGTCCCAGCAAAAAGAAACAGTTCTATATCAACCAAGCCATCCGCAACTCTGACCTCACACCACGAGCCAAAGGCAAAAAGAGTCTGCGCCGACAGGAAAACAGTAAGCTCCACACTGACACCACACGTGATGCTAAAAAGCCCAATTTAACTCGACTTGCACTTATTACTATTGTactattgtaaatttccccagtgtgggacaaaaaggatatcttatcttattagagCAAAGACCTcaagaaatacagtaaacagtcATTAAAATGTCCTTAGCAAACTAATGGACAAATAGATTACTTTACCCTAATGCCTTGTTTGATTTACTAATCTTTGAGTTTGTTCATTGcccttaatcctcacaaggctcgcgggcatcacacacatcacaaatACCTTGTCGTAATGAGCTGTTTCAGAAAATTAGTTGATAATGCGTTTATTCAATGCTTCGCATATTTGCCCATCAGAGAGAAAGGAAGATTCACCTGGAGGGGAAAAAGTCGAATGTAAATGTATAGTCATATCTCGTATGCTTGATAAACTTGTTCAGCCGCTTTTCATGTCAAGACTTATGTGCTTAACTAATGACAAATTGTTGTGGGGTGTGAGACGGGTCAACAGAGAACCAATGTAATTACAtttgacaaaacatttgcaccccTAAATGAAtgagaaacagttttttttatgtgcacaAGTGATACAATGAAGTGACGGTTGAACAACTACTCAGCCCCACCACCTCCTCCCAccttgcctgcatgggttttctccgggtactcagatttcctcctacattcaaaaaacatgcatgacaggttagaGCAGGCacgtccaaagtccggcccgcgggccagatccggcccgcggtcgaatttcatccggccctcggcccctgtcataaaatcagtgccgtctggcccgcaggttgggcgcaatggaacacatgttgcattgactgaggtctcgtagactggggagtgatgtttcacagagtactgcttccctctagtggctaaatgagtaatagcatttagacactagagggcatcactcacgagttaacaagacatcactccgtgtttatattgactgatatgtcatatttcaaattcctgtttcaaatgaaccaaaagaaattcttaagattgttgaaattaaaataaaaatggaaatgtgaaacagactggcttactaaaatttgttgaacaatattgttgttcaatgtaaagaatgtcagccaaggtcggccccccgacattttaccacataaaatctggcccccttggcaaaaagtttggacacccctgggttagaggaacactcaaaattgtccagaggtgtgactgagtgtgaatggttgtttgtctatgtgtgccctgcgattggctggcaaccagttcagggcgtaacctacctactgcccaaagaaagcattgataggctacagcaccccccgtggcccttgtgaggataagtggattagaagatggatggatggttgaacAAGTATTTGTAATTAATTCTGGTCATGAGAAATGTACCAAAGCAATTGAATAACTGTAAATGACAATTGCATCATTTGTTTCCAGTAGAGTGCTGTTGTAACCTTTTGCATCAACTTTGACCTCAGCAGGTCCTTTGTTTTTCCAATTACGACCATAATGATCAACTTGAAATTAAACTAGTTTACTAGGCCCAAGTTTTATTCAAAAAATGGGACAGAgattttattacaaaaaaaatttcagTATTGCAGTTTGACATTTTAGCGTCATGTActgtttgaacattaacaccGTGCTAAAACCCAGGAAGACAAAAACGACTTAAAAATGATTCAGTTAAAGTGTAGCAAATAAAAGTTGGAGTCACAAGGTACAATTTTATGTAAGCAGTTAATAATTGATATCAAACAAGAGCTGTAGTTGGAAATtacaaaatcagacaaaaaaaaccctcattgaTCACATTTGCTTTAACACAGAAAAAGTGGTTCCCCCCTGACCCCAAAAAGGGGCGTGATTAGGATAAAAATGGCCCATGGTGTTTATCCATTTGATGGCAAAATTTCAGGGTTTGAGTACCATACGATAAATTGAAGATTTATTGATTGTGAACAAGCTGTAATTATTGTCTACATTTCAACTCTGTccatctttaattttttttttttcttaaagcacGTTATCTAGCCAATCTTCTTGAGAGAGACGACGAGTGTCCCAAAGATGAACTGGAAGTTTGCAGTAGTCCGGCAATCCCGTCTATCTTCACGGAGGCATGGACCAATGACGACTACATTGAGGTTGGTACACAAATGTTGTACATCTTTTCATGACATTATAGAACTGTGAGGATTGTAACTTCCTCTCAGACTCTGAATTGTGGTCTGTGTGCTTCTCAGCTCAATTTTACTTTGCTAACCTGTTGGATTGTGTCGAATGGGTTTTCCACCTTCTGCTGCTGGATCAGATGAGTTTGTGTCAAATTTGTAAACCCACTTCTTGTTCTATCAGCCATGGAGTGACTTCATGAATTGCTCCGGAGAAGAACAAGAGAGACTTTTGTCCCTGCTGGAGCAGGGCATGGCCAAGAAGAAACTTGCCAGTTGTCTCCTTAAAGATCAGATGAATGGTAATTCACATTCACGGTCACCTTCAAGGTTTCTTTTGGCGCTTGAGTTTATCGTTGACGTGTCATCGATATAATAAGAATATTTCTTGCAGCTTGATGCAATGATTTCTTTGCATTTATATATctctttatttttaactctgGAGAAcccaataaaataataaatgactgCTACATgatcactgaacaccaaaatatatgtttttttccaaatatttaatgctttaatctgAATTTAGGATTAAGGCCAGATTTGACCCTTTGGAATTTAAGGGTAACATTTGAGtaacagaatttataggggccaaatttgaccccacgGGTTCTCCAGGGTAAAGAAACGTTTCTTCTAAATTGCCATGCTTTGTCTCATATCGCCAAATGTGAAATCTTCATCTCAGTTTTCTGCCCTATGAAGCACATTGGTTTTAAAGTGGTTGGAGGAGGAATAAAGCAGATTTTTCAATCCATCCACTTGTGAATTGCCGTACAGATTTtcaccctccacccccaaaaaaacaacaacttggaaTACAGCATTTGTGTACTGCATAAGATACTATTGCGAGTAAAATAGACAACAACAATAGGCACACTGttcaaacataacaatgaaagaTTTGAACGTAGCCCTGCTTCAGTAATCCCTCCAACTCTGTTGAGTCTGACCGAAGCAGTGCCCTTGACTGATATGCGCAATTCTCAAACATGGCCGTTCCTGATGGCATGCCATTTTCAAGTGTGCAGTTGTGACGGAGCCAGTCTGCTGGTCGATgagttcaaaaaaacaaaaacttatgAGTACAAAGTCAACTAAATAATAAACTGCTTGAAAACGGACTTTTATGAGTTTATATtcatcaaaatatgaaaatgctTGAAGAAAGTTTATGgtcatcaagtaaaacaaaatgttgatgtCAAATAACCACTCACTAATTGATTCAGTGTTGATGGCTGTGTTTGAAAGACTAATTCTTTGTCTTTGCGCAGTAAATCCCGCCTTCACAGCTCAGGAATGTTTCCAGAGAATCGACCGGAGACTGCGAGCAACTCTTCGACGAAAACAAATCCCTGTGGTGAGTGTGCTCTTTGAAAAGTATTTCTCCCAAGTTCATTTCCATCCTTTCTCTTACCGCTGTGAACAATAAGATGCTCGTGTTTAAAAAGTGACCAAAGCTCAAATTCCTCATAGCAACTTTTATGGCGACCACTGCTTATTCCAGTGGtgcttaaccttgttagaggtaccgaagcCAACCAATTCATGTGCACATTCCCTGAACCCttagtgaaaagaaaaatctgattcaagaagtgttccttcagttttgccacTGCGAGACtcgagttgctcaacttggcatgacaaatcatgcagataggatgCTGAGTCCCATCACGCTCCGTGATGCATGGGAATCCATCTGGTACATATTCGTCCGAccattttggtctttttttgcttgacacctgggtggcccggtggttagcacgtcgacttcacagtgcagaggtcgtcgGTTCAatccctgagtggagtttgtatgttcttcccgggcctgcgtgggttttctctgggtgctccggtttcctcccacgttccgaaaacatgcatggcaggctgattgaacactctaaattgtcccgaggtgtgagcgtgagtgtggatggttcgtctctgtgtgccctgcgattggctggcaaccggttcagggtgtcccccgcctactgccctaagacgactgggataagttccagcacgcctcgcgacccttgtgaggataaagcggatcggaaaatggatgaatggataattagcgtgtacagtaaatattcccatccccggaattctatgaaaaGGACTATCCTTCACCcgtaataaaaacctatgcattaacattttgactacgatattacgtgttaccggaacttgcgtaagcggaaattccactacccgtaacctgGATGGAGGCGTAATGCCGCGAAatcttaaatacacgcaacgcccacccgatgcaacGGAAATGACAACGCTGagacaagttttcacttcgcgtttttcgatcatcagattctaaacgacgatgtggaagtgagtttttattgccgtgcgttttacagtaattgtgaatgattttaactttattcacttacgtcgtgtagatcatgtCATCGAAACGTACAAGAAGTGTAATGACTGGAGCGGAgcaagtgaaatgcatccgtttgagcaggctggacacaaagttaaaaacatccagcagacacttggagtcggaaagatgcatatctacgaaactttaaaaaacaaggcatcgattcaactcctgatgacaagccaccatccagcaaggaagtaATGCAAATGACAACACAAATCCTACAGGATgaacaagaattaccagacatcggtgatcaacgggacagttacttgcaactagcaagaaaactgtatgacacgcaggcaaacattgtcataaaacaaagaatacatccaaaatacaatttttttcccaagacaaaaaaaaccaatactgtacgtattttactgttgtgattttttgggatacacctggattgcagtttttgttatataaacagtttttggacagtatatttttgtattttattgattgtgtgacaaaatgcattacacgtgcattttgtaaaaatacttgcaggttcataaaggacatgtaccatcctcatttcccaaatgagaaatttctgttatcaggacaaacacgagtccgtactagagagtCTTTActgtattaaaacatttttttaaatcacacgaCGTACAAGCA
Proteins encoded in this window:
- the r3hdm4 gene encoding R3H domain-containing protein 4, which produces MVFLTKHNEDQDYILIEERKCTSLPNSPARRACPSKKKQFYINQAIRNSDLTPRAKGKKSLRRQENTRYLANLLERDDECPKDELEVCSSPAIPSIFTEAWTNDDYIEPWSDFMNCSGEEQERLLSLLEQGMAKKKLASCLLKDQMNVNPAFTAQECFQRIDRRLRATLRRKQIPVGKLEVLEENLLSFFLTQPHSVYTTNLSTSFERLLLHAVCQYMDLVSSSSDLNGSRQTEVVNKQEDFLPPTLLLSAYLDQRC